AACAAGCACTTCATTCCAGAACCAAGATGCTAAGTAGAAGAATAAAAAAGCCGGCAACACAAAATGCAGGCAAAGATTGGTCCAAAAGAATTGCTGATTCGCAGCATCAAAGATTCAAATCGACTCCTACAGTCTGCAAATAAATGTAGCACTGGAACTTGCAATTTCTAAAGGTTCAAACTTTAAGTTCCATTAGAAATAATGAATCCAGCTTGAAAAGAACAAAACCAAATGAGTATTCTTCATCTTCCATCTCTTCAGTATCTACTAATTAGCATACATGAAGCAATTTTAACTACTACACCAACTCCACCACCACAAAACTAACATTTACGAGTCCAATTCAATATTTATCAACTAGCACAGAGGGTAAGTAAACTTGAACAAACTACAACTGAAAAACATGCTGTACTTAGCAAACCTCAAACTTAAAACAGAAAACAGGGGCAGAGCAATCCGTATGGGGAAATGAAATTTACCTTCTTTAACAGTTTTTGAGCATCATCTTTAGGCATGGGATCTTGCAAAGGAGATATAGGAGTACACTCTTgctgagaaagagaaagagcagCAACAGTAGGAATGAGAATCTTATGTTCAGTATCAACATTTCCTAACACTTTCTCAGCAAACCCACTTTCTATTTCAGCAGGAAAAGGGTCTCTAGCACCAAATTCACCTAACTTGTCGCCAGCTCCCATAGCTTGGAGTCTCAAAGTGGGGGTTATAGTGGGAGTCAAGATGGAGACTTTGAAGTGGTGGTGGTTGTGTGGAGGATAGGATTTAGGGGGTGGGAGGGAGAAGGGGAAGCGGGTGGTGGTTGTGGCTGTGGTACCCATGGTGGTTTACTGTGACTGGTGGTGATAACGGGAGCTAAGTTCAAGGAGGGTTGTCTTTGTCTTGCTGTGCTTATCTGGTGGTTAGCAGGGGTTTTTGGACCAGACGTTTTTCGTAAGGATCGCTCAGTTCCCAGTGGCTGAGGTGAAGTGCCACGTCTTCTTGATGACGTGGACTCCAATGTCAAACGGCTTGCCGTTTCAGTAAAAGAAGACGACGTCGGTTTTTGTGAGCTAAAAGGGCTATTTTCTTAGGTTTTGCAAGTAATtcatttatctaaaaaaaaaaacatatcaaaacattttGTATCTATAAATCTCAAAGCAAgaattcatatcaaaataaccTACATATCTAACTATCACTTCACACCTTCAATTAATTTGGACTATTTTCAtgtgaattaaaattcttaatatatacAAATCCTCATCTCTCTTTCTTCCCTTATTCTTCTTCCCATTCTTAGTTGATTCCTCGTTTCTTCTTTGATCTTACCCCCATTGCTACCTCATCTGTCACCAACTACTTTGTTATTACCTCCCTTCTCCATAGTaaaagggtgtttgggagtgtggtagcagttgtttttcaaatagcttttcgagccgaaaagcatgccaataatatttttttattttttaaaaatcatttttgatattagcacatcaaaacgatccagaaagtacaaaccgcactaaaatttaacaaaaaaaaaattgaaattttacaaaaaaacaggttgaaccgcaatgccaaacagccTCTAAATCCACTAGCCTTCCCTACCGGCGACAGTTACCACGACTCcttataaattaatgaaataaatggaATGAGTCATTGCCAGAGGAAGCTGAACCCGGTTCCTAAATTGCCCAATTCATGAATTAATTCAAGGTAGTTCAACTTGTTTGGAAAGGAATCATCGACAAATAAGAGAATAATACAACGttgaataagaagaaaagaaaaatcaatggaTCTGGGAGTGAAAAGGCAAGTGAGAGATTCAAATGTTTTGGTAGACAGAAGAAATAACATGGGGAAGGAAACAAGGAGAACTTATTGAAAAAGGGGAATGAGTAATTATATGTTTACAGTGTGGtaatggttgcttttcaaataatttttcgtgttaaaatgtatgttaatgatgtttttttatttttaaaaaattatttttgacattagtacatcaaaatgatccaaaaaatatacataccatattaaattttaaaataaaaaaattaaaatttttaggaaCGCGGTCAATCAGTGTCtaaatatttgacaaaaaaattccTTTGAAAGGGGGCTTGTGCAAGTATTTGACAGGAAAGCTTCTTCAAATAGGCTTGTGTATTTGaccccagaaaaaaataatttttcacatattaaatcaaaaattttcatgttttcattttaaaaatattaaattaatttaagttaactcTCCCAACTTAGAACCTAGGTTTTAGCTTGCATCAACCATCAACGGGTTTTGAAATTATGTGTGTTAGAGGTGTCATTATGCAATTTTCTAAGTAATTCAGATATACTTTATAAAGTTTTACTAGTTATGTGACTCGTTCTTCATCACATatcagatatttttattttttataaaaaaaaaattgtatatgcaagtttttttaatgttttttttgtagttcAAAAAATCTAAGcgcaaattaaaaagtttgtgCATActtgtaatcaaataaatcgagAATTACGagtgacaataaataaataaataaataaaaagttattaatgatacctaaaaataaaacttgaacaatCAAGAGACAAATGTAGATCATGATATTTAATCTTGCAAGATGAGATATTTACCTGGTTATGTTTTCTAAATTCtatttattacaaatatttttttattcaatcaaatgataataaaaatagacaaaacacgttaaattaattgaataaagaaaaataaaaataattatgcaagactacacatattagaaatattatctgaaaataaatatttttatttttaaaatataattcatttatacaaaagaaaaaaaaattatatatgagtaaaaaaaatctctttgaaaattaaaaacataacaaaaaaatagccatcattttaaaaaagttcttttaacaaaataaaagagagaatgagtattaatataaatatattttttaaaaatatatatataaaaaaagcattaattgaaaaaaaaaatgatgtactACTAGGCTTGGCCTAATTTCCGTTAAGGCCCAAGTGAttaggccttttttttttgttgcacctagtttttgttttttgaaaaaaaaatgacaacacATTGTTTGATCTTGCCCATATTACCACCACTATGATggtcaaaaaaataaaggtttaagtatttttttaccaaaaaaaaaaccctttttttagCTCATTTTGACTTAAAATACCTCAAAATCCTTGATAAACTTATCAATGgtctaaaaaaaaaccaaaataccgttccaaaaatcaaaatcaaccaaaataaaaaatcaacttaaactcatatttgttttttcacaaatttttaAGGTAAATAAAGCACCTAACATGAACTCTcctcatttgataaaaaaaaaaaaaaactatttgacacaaatatcatcatttttagTGGCTTAAATCAGTGccaacaaatgtttttttttatctattgtcGGAATAATTGTgacctctctttctttttcatctcTCAACCaggaaactaaaaataactaaaataaaattttgtattaaaaattaaatttaaaaaaatattgaggtagtaaaattatataatttgtgttaatttttaagttttgaagaTCAATGTACATCTTTTTCTAAACTTATTACAAACCACTCATTTTtagcatatttttcatttaggttcattttctttttgatctgacctttcataaaaataaacaaaattaattgttatttaattaaaaactaaattattgaaaaaaaaaagtttgatgatcaaaattaaaagtacAATCCATCTAAGTAATGTGTAAAAGGATGAACATTGAGATCATGTACAGTAATAAACTCATGCCTTTTAGTTTtatagttattataattataattataattcggAAAATTCaggttttttctataaaaaaagctCACCCATATCAGTGCGTGGTCACGGACCGATCCAATGGGATCACCGTCCGATATTAACATAGCAGTCCAAAAGACGGTGGGGCCTCAGGCCATCGTGCTTCGGTTTGTTTTAAAAGCGAAAGCAGAGAGGGGCCCCAACTGCTGGTGGATGCCGTCACCTTTTTAAAAACCTTGTTCTTGCAATTTTACTGCTACTCTCTACTCGTGTGCAGAAAACATGAACCACCATTTGATTCTGCtgacaataatttaattttcctttCCCTCTGTCAGGCACTGTGTGAGAATTTACAAAATGATTTAGAAATGccaagaagaagagagaacatATCAAAAACTTGCTGGtaagaaaaaatacaatctTCAAGAAATGGGCACAAAAGGgcaatttttaattttcgtATCTgaagttttgattatttttagcagttatgataaatataaaatttgtatGTGAACAGTTGAAGTCTTCTGGAAGTTGGGAGGAGAAAGAACATGGTACTTGTTCCAACCTTATCCCAGGTAGATACATGTTAAAGGCagtaatatttatgttttcgaTTATTAATTTGCTGCTGTGAAAATGGATATTACGATGGCATCTGAAGAGGTTGTCGGCAGCCGTCCTTATGGAGAAGCGGATCAAGAGGCTCGAAATCCCTCGACAACATGGTAAGGTAAACGATTCTCGTCTCCAATATGATTAATCTGAGATTCCAACTCCTAACTATTTACTaagctttattattttgttgaaaaaacatttactCAGGAACTGTACATGTGACTCCCTCGAACACATCATATAGTTTCATGTCAATTTCTTCTCTGGTTACAAGGAGAAAGGTTTTGAATACACATCAAATGGTTCGCTAGCAGTTAACTGTGGTTCCTGCAGAAAGATTTTAACATCACCAATCAGCAAAAGCAAATGGAGATCAAAAAATGAGAGCAGAGCACATacaaacaaacatgatttgataatttatgtCACCACAGCTTTTGCAATGGTGATATGTGGGGAATACAAACAGCAAAAagttaaagatgaaaaaacaaaacatacctGTGTGATCCCTCCGCTGAAATTCCCCCCTGCTAATAGCATTGAGATAAGTGTTGTTACAATACCACCACCAAGCTCACCGGTGGTCTTACGGATGGTAGCCCGCATTGCATTTAGCATGCTGCCGTAGGTAGTTCCATGTCCGCGCTCGATTGCTTGGATGAACGAGTAAGTCATCACACCTGTTGAAGTGATCTTTGATAGGGCCTGTCCATATAGATTCAGATTGAATAAGTGCATTGCTTCTGTGAATGAGAGAATCCGTTCTTGATTTCTAGATTATAAAGTTTGACATGAATGCTTAATTATGGAAGTACCGAAGTGTCTGCAGAGGTTTGATCATCATCGCAGCCACTGAAGGAGATCACTTCCCCACCACTCGTCCCTTTCCATACTCCTGATCGAGGGCGATGATCTTCCCAGGCATACTTCCCGCTCCTATTTTCATCAATGTAAGCATTTATGAGCAAGAAAATTACAATATTTGGATAGAGAGGATGCGAATATAATCGATTTCCATTCAAAGACTATGAACACGGGTTTATCCTTGTATTTCTCCACTACAAGGTTTTGCTACGTTTTTagtaagaaaagaaagggaaaggaCAAACCTATCCATTCTGCAGAGAAACGGTAAATCCAGCACAGTGCCACTATGGCAAGCATCAATGATGGCATGGAGCTTGACACCATGGGAAAGAGGCTTGACAATTACTGCATTGATCTCATCATCAACGATCATTCCTTGAGTTTCAAAATCTGTCGGACAAAGTGTTTCATCATATCCATCCAACTCATCTCCATTGTAATCCTTCTGCTGCGAACCATGACCGGAAAAATGAAACACTAATGAATCTCCGGGCTGACATCCTTGCACGAGCCATGACAATGCCAGTCTCATGTTGGATTTCGTTGGCCGCCTGTAAGGATCAGTCTCTTCCTCTGCAAATTGATTATTAATCGGTATGAATATTGATATGATCACAGAAAACTCCATGTGCCTTGAGCATCGAACACAGTGGTCAAAGTTAAACTTGAAATAactcttaatttgttttagaatttCTACTCGGCTGACTAGATCTGAGTATAGGAATGTATCAAATTGAAATTCGGGATAACAATACACAAACAAGCATATCTTTCATTCCAAAATCAACCAGACATAAGAACATGAGAGCATTCCCCCTGGTTATGAAAGCTAAGACATTAACACATGTACTTAATTCAACCAAACAGAGTAAATGACTTTGTAAAGAGAACTTATATCCAACAAAAAAGCCTAAATTATGAGGgtataaatcattaattaaccAGTTACCAAAACATTATATATGCGGATTAAAGACGGTATAAATCAAACTATCAAGAAACACAAGAGcggaaaaatcattaattaatcatttacCAAAACATTATATATGCGGATTAAAGACTGTATAAATCAAACTATCAAGAATCTTTCAAGAAACACAAGAACGGAAATAATCTTTGAAAATTCTTACCAGTGAGCATGATGATGGAGGATTCAGGGAAGTCGAACCTATTAACCAGCAAATACTTCATGCACATGGCATCATTAATGCACCCTTTGAGTTCATTCTTAGTATTCTTATAAGACACCGCACAGATCACAGCACGCTTTGGGCCATGGACAGCAGGTGGTGGTCCAGGAGGCGCATGACTGAATGGTGATGGAACCACTTGAAAAGGATGGGGTTGGGGAGGGTAATGTTGGTATTGGCTCGAGGATGAGTAAGATAGAGCAGGTGGCGGCGGGGCAGAGCGAGGATCAACTATGTAGGTGATGGCATGGCAGATAGCACAGCAGATGGAGTTGGCTCCTGGTGGAAGCTGCAAAGGGGTGTGGCAGTTTGAACAGTGGACTAACATGTACATGTTGGTTAGTGTCTCTGAGAGACGCAGAAATGTCAGAACtcaggagaaaaaaatttatgagaagGGATTTTTGTCAATATATAGTATGATTAATTTAATGCTTAAGGCAAAGTTGGTCAGAGGTTTGGAAGGTGAGAAGGAAGGAGAGGGGCTCGCCGGGGAGACAAAACGTGGAGAAGGTGGGGATGATAACTTTGACTACAGTTCATTAGACACAAACAATTGGCCAGTAAACAATGATTGACCAAAAAGAGAAGTTGTGTGTAAAGTTTTCTATAATAAAATTCGAAGCCGTGCTTAAATGACTtgttatccttttaaatttCCAATCATCACACTTTAATGgttttaatagtattttatcataaaaaatattttactattatAGTATGAGTTGATTAATTGATAAAGAAAgggattataaaattaattaagtgcaCTGCTATGCTGTACATTGATAGGCTTGTTTCTTGCATGTTGCCCGTTGAAGAACACCCTAATCATGAATactaaagaacaaaaaaagaaaaaaaagaaattggtaAATGGTCTTGGAACATTGATTTGgccatctaatttttttaatagtttaatctatgtgtttggtaatataatatagttattataagatattgtttaaaaatattttttatttgttaaaataatatttttttatttcaaaaatttatttttaacatcaatatattaaaataatctaaacacaaaaaaataataattttaatcagtCAAGGGTTTGAATATCCCATTTGCACTCCGATGGTGGGCTTCCgggaaaagaagaagcataATCTACATATGATAAGTGCCTTTATGCGAAGAATTTGACGAGTAATCAATGTGAATGAGCCTTTTTACGATGAGGAATTCTTGTTCTGGGTGTGAAAAGCATGCAGATGCAAGCTTTCAACATCCTTTAATTTTCAGACCAATCAACAATAATCCTAAAAAGATACGATGATGACATATCGGATCCATCTTAccatatatacaaataaaaatagaaaaacagaaatgctgatattaatttgaaaataaaaattagaggaaagtgtttttcaacgacttcaattacaatttcttGATATATGTTTGACCAAACTAAATTtcaagatgatatatatatatatatatattaaagtaaaaataaattttaatccaGTTGACTTAATgggtataaaaataattcaaatgaccaataaaaatatagtttgaccaaaataaattttaagataatatatatatatatatatatatatatatatattttaaaaaatattaaaataacaatatattgaattgatctAAATTAATCTTAGTTTATCTGTCAAATTTATGACTCGAGTTGatctaatataatttaattgatttagtaAATCTAAAATCAACCCAAATAACAAAGGTAAAAAATCAGTCTCTTGATCTGAAAAGAGTAAGAAAAAaccttattaataaaaaacaaaaaaataaacactagtTTTTAATGATCAGGTTGAACAAGAATCCTATTCAATTATTTGACTTGTAGTATGAAAGGAAAGACAAAGTCTACTGGACAGAAAGAGCAAGATGTTTTAAATGGAATGCTTCATTGTTGTCGAACGATTAGTGCCAAGATTACTGACTTATCTGCTGTTATAGATGATTGGAAGAGATTCAAGCGGTCTGAGATCAATGAGACATcaatattataatgaaaatcgaccaagttaattttagttaatttgttaaatttatgatttagatTGATCTAATATAacttaattaacttaataaattcaaaatcaacccaTATTATTAAGGTCAAGGATTAGTTTCCTGTTCTAAAAAGGCAAGAAGAAAccttattaataattaaaaaaaaaacacggctCTTTCATGATCAGGTCGAACAAGAATACTATTCAATTATTTGAATTGTGGTATGAAAGGAAAGAGAAGTCTACTGGAGAGAACGACTTATCTGCTGTTATAGATGATTGAAAGAGATTCAAGCGGTCAGAGGTCAATGAGACATCAACATTCAAGGGGGAGATGATATGAGTATGGTGCttgcttttttttcatttgtttaaggttaatgtttttgttatgttataaatattttctattatatattttttctcatggaATCGTTGGATTAGAATTCTGCTCCAAGGCCGAGTGGGAGATTGAAAGAAGAACAGGCCGTTGCTTTGAGAGAAGCGGTGGGGACGACCGGACAAGGCTGCTTTCAACAATTGCAGACTGATTGGATTTCAAGACACCTTATGTGATGACAAGGACGGCATTTTTTCAAGAACTGTTACATTGAAGGCACTGTTGATTTCATTTTCGGAAGTGGGAATTGAGTCCCTGTGTTTTGTAACCTCCAAAATAAACTCTTAAAAGCATTTAAATTCTTGAACATTTGAAGCTGGCCTGAATTTTATTGATGCAGGGGACGAAGAAAAAGGTGCTAGCAGACCAAGGATTAGCCGTGATAACTGCGCAAGCATGACACAAGGAAGATGATACTGGATTTTGTTTTGTGCATTGCAAGGTAAACGGAACCGGGAAAGACCTCCGGTGGTGTTTGCTTACACAGAGATGAGTAGCGGGGTCGATCCTGCTGGATGGTCCGATAATCTCCACCCTGAACGAGACCGGTAATGGATTGATCTTGATTTCTGTTATATCAGTTTGATTTCATATTTActtacggttttttttttttttaatatctctcgtcaattcatttttcaaaaaatattcatcatTTGAAAATAGATACTGtgtgttaataaattttaatggttaaatttttttgtaatctgAATTGGGAAACTCTTTTGCCTAGGATCAGATTGTTCTTAATCCAAGTATTAATCGATCTCACTAATTTTTTATGGATTAAGTAAATCCATGTGAGGTCATACATGGTAGGTAATTGGTAAGAAAAACTAGCAACTATGTATGGAAAATATGGTTAATAAGgagccgccgccgccgccgccgtgCATGGCTTTCCATGCCTTATTTGGCAATTGCATTCAAGTCCAAGCCACTCTAAAAGTTTCCAATCTAAGAAGGAAATAATTATATCTAAGAATTAAATTTGTGAGTTTTTTTGACTTGGATATTGATGAAATATTCAAATTCGAAAGGACATGAAAAAGCTTGGACTAAATTAGcactattcattttaaaaatggcTTAGGATTTTACATTTATGAACCTGCTCCATGAAATAGTTTTTCGAGGAATGTTAAATAATTAACTTTAGTGAGTGGTGAACTCTCCCTTACAATACTCTAACCCTAGTGATTATATAaccagatatatatatatatatatatatatatatatatatatatatatatatatatatatatatataaacaaattatacaAGATGCCCGGTCGATCATCTCCTTTAATTAGGTGATTTaagtaaattttttgatttattggagccttgatttcttcttttcatttatagTGATTATTTCCTTAATATTATGTTACTcaataaacagaaaaaacattatctttttCCCTATTGTAAAAGAATTTCAATATTTCAATAtcctatatttttaattattataaatcacAATTCATTATGGAGCATGTATCTTGAGGTAAGTAgacaatttataaataaaagagaaaaatgtaATAAGCAACCAAAATCTTAAGGTTGTAAGAGAAAGAGCATACGATCGATGTTAAAATTTAGTATTATAATGATTTTGCAACAAGAAAATGTTGTACGGAAAAgaatattattctaaatttgGTGCTAGATGATGAACAGAcgtataaaaattgaatattaattctttttttatatatatagagacacataaaagttttgaattaaaaaaatgtagttCCTTCCTAGTTTTGCCAAAGGAGAAATTAATGGCTATCTTTGGctatgttaaaaaaagaaagaaagaaaaaggaaagaagaaggagaagatgcTATTCTATCGTCttgcttcatatatatatatcaagaaaatatttcaccagaaaaaagaaagatgggtTCCATTGCAGCTATCCAGTACTGTGCCATTACAGCAATTCTTCTTGTGTCCACCACCGTTAGTTCCGATGATAAGAGTCCGATACCTGCCGATCCATCGAGCCTAAACACATGGTTTCAAGACAATGTCAAGCCCCTGGCAGACCGTAAGGGCACCATAGACCCTGACCTCGAAGCGGCGGAGGCCAAACCAAGAACCATCAAGGTTCGACAAGACGGAAGTGGAGAGTTCAAGACCTTGAAGGCTGCCATTAACAGTATTCCAACAGGGAACACAGAACGAGTGATTGTGGATATCGGACCCGGAGAGTACATTGAAAAGCTCAAAATCGAACGCGGCAAACCTTTTGTTACATTCTTGGGATCGCCTGGTAACAAGCCGACCTTGTCATTTGACGGCACGGCAAAAGAATATGGAACTGTTTACAGTGCTACCTTGGAAGCTGAGGCTGATTACTTTGTGGCTGCTAATGTCATTTTTAAGGTGCGTGCatgtttcataaaatatatattatcaatttccatttcttttcacTTCTTCACATAGCCCTGCTGAAGCTTGAATGTTGACGAAGAAGGGAGCTTGAGGCCATCTTGATCATCATAGATGAGGCAAATTCGATCCCACgtcttgaaattaaaatgtattttcgCATCTCAcagattctttttcttttttgaggttattttttgttgcctttttcttttctatggaATTGTTGGGACAGAATTCTGCTCCGAGGCCAAATGGGGAATTGAAAGGAGAACAAGCAGTTGCTCTGAGGATTGCTGGGGACAAGTCTGCTTTCTATAACTGCAGATTCATTGGATTTCAAGACACATTGTGTGATGACAAGGGACGGCATCTCTTCAAGGATTGTTATATTGAAGGCACCGTTGATTACATTTTTGGAAGCGGAAAGTCCCTGTATTTGGTAACCCTTCA
The genomic region above belongs to Populus alba chromosome 12, ASM523922v2, whole genome shotgun sequence and contains:
- the LOC118044884 gene encoding metacaspase-1, giving the protein MYMLVHCSNCHTPLQLPPGANSICCAICHAITYIVDPRSAPPPPALSYSSSSQYQHYPPQPHPFQVVPSPFSHAPPGPPPAVHGPKRAVICAVSYKNTKNELKGCINDAMCMKYLLVNRFDFPESSIIMLTEEETDPYRRPTKSNMRLALSWLVQGCQPGDSLVFHFSGHGSQQKDYNGDELDGYDETLCPTDFETQGMIVDDEINAVIVKPLSHGVKLHAIIDACHSGTVLDLPFLCRMDRSGKYAWEDHRPRSGVWKGTSGGEVISFSGCDDDQTSADTSALSKITSTGVMTYSFIQAIERGHGTTYGSMLNAMRATIRKTTGELGGGIVTTLISMLLAGGNFSGGITQEPQLTASEPFDVYSKPFSL
- the LOC118044692 gene encoding putative pectinesterase 63, whose amino-acid sequence is MGSIAAIQYCAITAILLVSTTVSSDDKSPIPADPSSLNTWFQDNVKPLADRKGTIDPDLEAAEAKPRTIKVRQDGSGEFKTLKAAINSIPTGNTERVIVDIGPGEYIEKLKIERGKPFVTFLGSPGNKPTLSFDGTAKEYGTVYSATLEAEADYFVAANVIFKNSAPRPNGELKGEQAVALRIAGDKSAFYNCRFIGFQDTLCDDKGRHLFKDCYIEGTVDYIFGSGKSLYLGTELHVIGDENGNFITAHARNSEAEDTGFSFVHCRVDGTGAKGAYLGRAWQARPRVVFSYTSMSSVVNPEGWSNNFHPERDQTALFAEYKCEGEGANPAGRAKSSKQLTPDQAAPFISLGFIEGSKWLLHPPS
- the LOC118044832 gene encoding probable pterin-4-alpha-carbinolamine dehydratase, chloroplastic, which codes for MGTTATTTTRFPFSLPPPKSYPPHNHHHFKVSILTPTITPTLRLQAMGAGDKLGEFGARDPFPAEIESGFAEKVLGNVDTEHKILIPTVAALSLSQQECTPISPLQDPMPKDDAQKLLKKVLGWRLLDEESGLKLQCLWKLRDFKCGVELVNRIYKATESCGHFPNVHLEQPNQVRAETMDCIPWWLEF